In the genome of Cryptomeria japonica chromosome 8, Sugi_1.0, whole genome shotgun sequence, one region contains:
- the LOC131063720 gene encoding em-like protein GEA1, protein MASQQELDEKARAGETVVPGGTGGKSLESQERLAEGRHKGGEARKEQLGHEGYQELGHMGGETRKEQLGHEGYQELGKKGGEARKEQLGHEGYQELGHMGGETRKEQLGHEGYQELGKKGGETRKQQLGHEGYKEMGRKGGLSGRND, encoded by the exons ATGGCATCTCAACAGGAGCTGGACGAAAAGGCCAGGGCTGGAGAGACTGTGGTGCCTGGAGGCACAGGAGGCAAAAGCTTGGAATCTCAGGAGCGTCTTGCTGAAG GTCGTCACAAGGGCGGAGAGGCTCGCAAGGAGCAGCTAGGGCATGAAGGGTACCAAGAGCTCGGTCATATGGGTGGAGAGACCCGCAAAGAGCAGCTGGGTCATGAGGGCTATCAAGAATTGGGGAAGAAGGGCGGCGAGGCTCGCAAGGAGCAGCTTGGGCATGAAGGGTACCAGGAGCTCGGTCACATGGGCGGAGAGACCCGCAAAGAGCAGCTGGGCCATGAGGGGTATCAAGAATTGGGGAAGAAGGGAGGAGAGACACGTAAGCAGCAGCTGGGGCATGAAGGATACAAGGAGATGGGCCGCAAGGGTGGTTTAAGTGGCAGAAATGATTAG